The sequence TACGTCGTCGACAGCCTTGAGCGGACCAAAGCTCTTGGTGACGTTTCGGTAGCTGATCGCCAGCTTTGAAGGCATTCGACGCGGCTCGTTCTTTCTTACCCTCCCCTGGAGGGGGAGGATCGCTCGCGCAAAGCGCGGGCGGGGTGGGGCGATCTCTCCATACGGGCGGTGTTGGAGGGACCGTCACCCCACCCTGGTCCGCATTCCGCTTCGCTTCATGCGCACCGACCCTCCAGGGAGGGTAAGAACGCCTTCGCACTGCATGCGTAGCACGCTTGGCGCCTTGATTGAACTTGGCCGCGCGAGCGGCTAAGGCATCAAGCCAAGTCTGGAGGAAGCATATGACGACGCCCACGGCAGTGGCGCTGGAAGATGCCAAGGTCGCGTTCCGGCTCGGGGACGGGCGGGTCTATACGGCTGTGGAGAAGGCGCACCTCGCGGTCGCGCAGGGCGAGTTCGTCGCCATTGTCGGGCCGACCGGCTGCGGAAAATCGACGCTCCTCAACGTCGCGGCCGGCCTGCTCAAGCCCGCCGCCGGCAGCGTCAAGATATTTGACCGGCCGCTCGCGGGGCTGAACCGGGACGCCGGCTATCTGTTCCAGGCCGATGCGCTGTTCCCCTGGAAGACCGCGCTCGACAATGTCGCGATCGGGCTCGAGATCAAGGGCACGCCGCGAGCCGAGGCGCTGCCGCAGGCGCAGAAATGGCTGACGTCCGTCGGCCTCGGCGCCTTCGCGGGCCGCTATCCGCACATGCTCTCGGGCGGCCAGCGCAAGCGCGTAGCGTTGGCGCAGGTCCTGATCCGCGATCCCAAGATCCTGCTGATGGACGAGCCGTTCGGGCCGCTCGATGCGCAGACGCGCCAAGTGATGGGCAATCTGCTGCTCGACCTCTGGAATGCCGACCGCAAGGCCGTGCTGTTCGTCACCCATGATCTCGAAGAGGCGATCGCGCTGGCCGACCGCGTCGTGATCATGTCGGCCGGGCCGTCCTCGCGCATCATCGGCGACTGGCGCGTGCAGCTCGCCCGCCCGCGCGACATTTTCGAGGTGCGGCTGGACAAGGACTTCCATGCGCTGCATCGCGAGATCTGGAGCGTGCTCAAGGACGAGGTGATGAAGGGTTACGCGCAATCCACCCAAGCGGCGGAGGCAGTCTGATGTCGCGCGTGACATTGCTGGCGCTGCAAATGCTGGTTGCAATTGTCTGCCTGGTGCTGTGGCAGGTGCTCTCGACGGTGCCTGTGTTCGGAAAAATTCTGCTGCCGCCGTTCTTCTTCTCCAATCCGGTCGACGTGTTCGAGCAGATCATCAAGTGGTTCGCCTCAGGCGTGATCTGGAACCATCTCTGGATCACCCTGGTGGAATCGCTCCTCGCCTTCGTGATCGGATCGGCTGGCGGCGTGCTGGTCGGCTTCTGGTTCGCGCGACAGCCGCTGGTCGCCGCGGTGTTCGATCCTTACGTGAAGATGGTCAACGCGCTGCCGCGCGTGGTGCTGGCGCCGATCTTTGCGCTGTGGCTGGGCCTCGGCATCTGGTCCAAGGTCGCTCTCGGCGTGACCTTGGTGTTCTTCATCGTCTTCTTCAACGTCTATCAGGGCGTCAAGGAGGTCAGCCGCACGGTGCTCGACAACGGCCGCATGCTCGGCATGAGCGAGCGGCAATTGATGCAGCACGTCTATTGGCCCTCGGCGCTGTCATGGATGTTCTCCTCGCTGCACACCTCGGTCGGCTTCGCCGTGGTCGGCGCGGTCGTCGGCGAATATCTGGGATCGGCGGCGGGGCTCGGCTATCTGATCCAGCAGGCCGAAGGCGTGTTTGACGTCGCGGGCGTGTTCGCCGGCATGTTCGTGCTGTCAGCCTTCGTCATCCTGATCGACTTCGGCGTCACGCTGATGGAGCGGAAGCTGCTGGTCTGGCGACCGACGGTGGACGGGCGCGGCTAGCCGTATCCGTTAGTTGCCTTCTCAAGCCAGTCCGGCTGCTCTATGGTGCGGCCGGCCGAACGGAGGACACCAATGAAGAACACGATTGCCAGGCTCGCCGGCGCGTTGCTCGCGCTGACGCTCACCACCGGATTTGCCGCGGCGCAAAGCAAGGTCACCATCGCAGTCGGCGGCGGTGCCTGCCTGTGCTATTTGCCGACGGTGCTAGCCAAGCAGCTCGGCGAATACGAGAAGGCCGGCCTCAATGTCGAATTGGTCGATCTCAAGGGCGGCTCGGACGCGCTCAAGGCCGTGCTCGGCGGCAGCGCCGACGTCGTTTCCGGCTATTTCGACCATTGCGTCAATCTCGCCGCGAAGAAGCAAGAGCTTCAGGCCTTCGTGGTCTATGACCGCTATCCCGGCCTCGTGCTGGTGGTCGCGCCGTCGCGCACCAACGACATCAAGTCGATCAAGGATCTCGCCGGCAAGAAGGTCGGCGTCAGTGCGCCCGGCTCCTCGACCGACTTCTTCCTGAAATATCTCCTGAAGAAGAACGGACTCGATCCCGCCGGCACCGCCGTGATCGGCGTCGGCCTCGGCGCCACCGCGGTCG comes from Bradyrhizobium diazoefficiens and encodes:
- a CDS encoding ABC transporter ATP-binding protein, with the protein product MTTPTAVALEDAKVAFRLGDGRVYTAVEKAHLAVAQGEFVAIVGPTGCGKSTLLNVAAGLLKPAAGSVKIFDRPLAGLNRDAGYLFQADALFPWKTALDNVAIGLEIKGTPRAEALPQAQKWLTSVGLGAFAGRYPHMLSGGQRKRVALAQVLIRDPKILLMDEPFGPLDAQTRQVMGNLLLDLWNADRKAVLFVTHDLEEAIALADRVVIMSAGPSSRIIGDWRVQLARPRDIFEVRLDKDFHALHREIWSVLKDEVMKGYAQSTQAAEAV
- a CDS encoding ABC transporter permease, encoding MSRVTLLALQMLVAIVCLVLWQVLSTVPVFGKILLPPFFFSNPVDVFEQIIKWFASGVIWNHLWITLVESLLAFVIGSAGGVLVGFWFARQPLVAAVFDPYVKMVNALPRVVLAPIFALWLGLGIWSKVALGVTLVFFIVFFNVYQGVKEVSRTVLDNGRMLGMSERQLMQHVYWPSALSWMFSSLHTSVGFAVVGAVVGEYLGSAAGLGYLIQQAEGVFDVAGVFAGMFVLSAFVILIDFGVTLMERKLLVWRPTVDGRG
- a CDS encoding ABC transporter substrate-binding protein encodes the protein MKNTIARLAGALLALTLTTGFAAAQSKVTIAVGGGACLCYLPTVLAKQLGEYEKAGLNVELVDLKGGSDALKAVLGGSADVVSGYFDHCVNLAAKKQELQAFVVYDRYPGLVLVVAPSRTNDIKSIKDLAGKKVGVSAPGSSTDFFLKYLLKKNGLDPAGTAVIGVGLGATAVAAMEQGQLDAAVMLDPSVTVLQGSHKDLRILSDTRTQKDTLETFGGEYPGGALYSTVAWINGHEKETQGLTNAMLATLAWIHSHSPEEIMAKMPDEMVGKNKDLYLAALKNTIPMFSETGKMDPKGADAVLAVFSVGSPEVASAKIDVSKTFTNKFVEAKKTTGNAK